In Candidatus Jidaibacter acanthamoeba, the genomic window CATTATTGAAGGAATGATTAAGGTTCGTCCGGGACAGCCGGTGCAATTTGCTAAACCTGAAGATTTAAAAAAATCCCAATAAGTAGAGAGATATATGTTATCGCGTTTTTTTATAGATAAGCCTATTTTTGCTTCCGTACTCTCTATTATCATAGTTTTAGCTGGGATTATATCAATGCGTGCTTTACCAATTGCACAATATCCTGATATTATCCCGCCCGAAGTAGTAGTTTCCGCAAATTACCCGGGCGCAAGCGCAGAGGTGGTTGCAAGCACAATAGCTGCACCTCTTGAAGAACAGATTAACGGGGTTGACGGAATGCTTTATATGCGCTCATCAAGCTCAAACAGCGGGAAATTAGGCCTTACTGTAACTTTTCAAATTGGGACTGACCCGGATCAGGCAACAATTAACGTAAATAATAGGGTGCAAGCTGCGCTCGCACGTTTGCCTGCAGAAGTAAGGCAGCAGGGTGTTATGGTTAACAAGCGCTCAAGCTCAATTTTACAGGTAATAACCTTATTTTCTCCCAATAACCGCTATGACCCGATTTATTTAAGTAATTATGCGTTACTGAATATTATCGATGAACTAAAACGTACCCCCGGAGTAGGAGAAGCTTCACTTTTCGGGGCAAAAGATTATTCGATGCGTATTTGGCTGCATCCTGATAAATTAGCGCAATATAATTTAAGTCCAAGCGATGTTTCAGCAGCTATCGCTGAGCAAAATTCTCAATTTGCACCTGGGCAATTCGGGCAGGAGCCCAACGGTAGCCCACAGGCTTTTACCTATACCATTACTACCCAAGGCAGGTTTTCAGATATAAAGCAATTTGAAGATATTATCCTGCAAGCTGATTCTAAAGGTGCAACTTTAAGGTTGAAAGATGTGGCGCGGGTTGAGCTCGGTGCTTTAGATTATAGCTTTGCGGCAACTTATAACGGCAGCCCTTCAGTTGCCATCGGTATATATCTGCAACCCGGCGCTAACGCTTTAGCAACCACGGAAGCAGTAGCTAAAACTTTAGAGAAGCTAAACAAAAATTTCCCTGAAGGAGTGGCTTATGCACTTCCATTTGATACTACCAAATTTGTAAGTTCGTCAATCAAGGAGGTTATTACAACTTTCTTTGAGGCAATTTTGCTTGTAGTAATTGTGGTTTATATCTTTTTACAAAATGCAAGAGCGACTATTATTCCGATAATAGCAGTTCCGATATCGTTAATAGGAACTTTCGCCGGGATGTATCTGTTAGGGTTTTCTATAAACATGTTAACGCTTTTCGGGATGGTGCTTGCAATTGGAATTGTAGTTGATGATGCAATCGTTGTGCTTGAGAATGTAGAACGAATTATGAGAACCGAAGACTTAAATTCACATGATGCTTCGGTAAAAGCTATGGAAGAAGTGAGCGGCCCGGTTATCGCAATTGTTCTCGTGTTATGTGCGGTATTTGTTCCGGTAGGATTTATGGGAGGCTTAACGGGTGAAATGTATAAACAGTTTGCAATAACAATTGCCGTTTCGGTAACTATTTCAGGGTTTGTAGCATTAACTTTAACTCCTGCACTTTGTGTACTCATGTTAAAAAATGATCATCAGGAACCGTTTAAAATATTTGAGAAGTTTAATAAATGGTTTGATAATGTGACTAATAAATATAGCGCTGGTGTAAGGTATATTATACTACGTACCGGAAGGGGACTTGCAATATTCGGGGTACTGATTTTGTTCTCGGCTATAATGTTTGCGCGTACTCCGACCGCTCTCGTCCCTGAAGAAGATCAGGGTTATATACTCGCTATGCCTTTTTTACTTCCGGGTGCCTCGCTTGCTCGTACAACTGCGGTTACCGATGAAGTTACTAAGCGAATGATGAGCCACCCTGCGGTTAAAAGTATTGTAACTTTTGCCGGTTTTGATCTTCTTTCCGCTTCCTCTAAAAGCAGCGCAGGAGCTTCATTTGTTGCGCTTAAAGATTGGGATGAAAGAAAGGATCCTGCACATGATTCCAGAGCTCTAACTCGAACTTTTATGGGGATGGGAGCAGATATAAAAGAAGCTATATTTATGGCTTTCAACCCTCCGCCTATCACCGGAATCAGTATGACGGGAGGGTTTGAATTTTATTTACAAAATAAGAGCGGAGCTGATATACAAACTATAGCGGCAACGGCGAATAAATTAGTAGCAGAAGCAAGCAAGCGCCCTGAACTTAGTGGCATGCAAACTACAATTTCAGTTAACATACCTCAGTATTCAATTATTGTAGATAGAGTGAAAGCGAAAGCTCTAGGAGTATCAATAAGCGCATTGTTTTCTACCATGACTAGTACTTTCGGTAATTCATATATTAATGATTTTAATTTATATGGTAAGCCGTACAAGGTAATTCTGCAATCGGATGCCGAATTTAGAAGTAGTCCGGAAAACTTAAAACATGTTTTTGTTAAATCAAGTAGCGGTAAAATGATTCCGCTTGATGTGCTGGTTCAAGTGAAACGTATGGTAGGGACGGATTTGGTCGAGCGCTTTAACGCTTTCCCTGCGGCTAAAATTATGGGTGCGCCTGCTCCAGGGTTTAGTTCGGGACAAGCGCTGGCTGCTATAGAAGCGGTGGTTCAGGAAGCTTTGCCTTCCGATTATACCATAGGGTGGACGGGTTCAGCTTATCAGGAAAAGGCAGCGAGCGGCTCTAGCTCATCAGCTTTCGGCTTTGGAATTGTCATGGTATTTTTAATACTTGCTGCGCTTTATGAGCGGTGGTCATTACCTTTTGCGGTAATTCTGGCGGTGCCTTTTGCTATCTTCGGCGCATTGCTTGCGATCTTTTTAAGAAATATGAATATAGACTTATATTTCCAGGTCGGTTTATTGACCTTAATCGGGCTTGCGGCAAAAAATGCCATACTGATTATCGAATTTGCCGTTATGCTGCATAAGGAGGGCAAATCAGTTACCGAAGCGGCAATTGAAGCAGCTCACCTTCGTTTCCGCCCGATTATTATGACTTCACTTGCATTTATTTTAGGGTGTATGCCTCTTGCCTTAAGCTCAGGTGCAGGCTCTGCAAGTCGACATTCCATAGGAACCGGGATTATAGGAGGAATGCTTGCCGCAACCTTTATTGCAGTCTTCTTTATTCCTCTGTTTTTTAAACTTGCGTTAAAGCTCGGTGATTACTGCTCTAGTTTATTCCACGGTAGAAAATAGATAAGGGATCGTTAAATAAATCATAAATATATTTGTAATTTAATTTACTGTTTGTGCTATTTAATCTTATTGCCGGGTAAATTTATAAATACTTAAAGCTTATTTTTATTAGCCGTTAACTAAATATTAACCATTTTGATTTAATGTTTTTATGATAAGTGGTCTTAGTCAATTAGCGGATAATATGGCATTAAATCTTAGAGAATTTATTAAATCCGAAGCTTTCTCAGGGGTGTTATTGATTTGTAGCTTATTCCTCGCGGTAGTTATAAGCAATACTGCATTATATGAATATTACCTAAAGTTTATTAAGTTACCCGTGTGCTTAAGAATCGGCGGCTTCGGAACTACGACCACCTTCCTTAATCTCATTAACGATGGGCTTATGACCCTATTTTTCCTCCTGATAGGATTGGAAATGAAATATCACTTGGTAGTCGGTGAATATAAGGAAAGGAAGAAATTGATACTGCCGACCTTTGCGGCAATAGGCGGGTTAGTGATTCCGGCACTGATATATATGTACTTTAATCATAACCAGATTACCGAAAAAGGATGGGCAATACCGGTGGCAACCGATACTGCATTCGTATTAGGTATTTTATCCTTTTTTGCCAGAAAAATATCTTTAGAGCTCAGGCTTTTTATTATCGGGTTTTCATTAATTGATGATGCGCTTGCAATTATTATTTTAGCTTTGTTTTATACCTCCGCTATTAATACAGCTGCGCTCTTGATTGCA contains:
- a CDS encoding efflux RND transporter permease subunit gives rise to the protein MLSRFFIDKPIFASVLSIIIVLAGIISMRALPIAQYPDIIPPEVVVSANYPGASAEVVASTIAAPLEEQINGVDGMLYMRSSSSNSGKLGLTVTFQIGTDPDQATINVNNRVQAALARLPAEVRQQGVMVNKRSSSILQVITLFSPNNRYDPIYLSNYALLNIIDELKRTPGVGEASLFGAKDYSMRIWLHPDKLAQYNLSPSDVSAAIAEQNSQFAPGQFGQEPNGSPQAFTYTITTQGRFSDIKQFEDIILQADSKGATLRLKDVARVELGALDYSFAATYNGSPSVAIGIYLQPGANALATTEAVAKTLEKLNKNFPEGVAYALPFDTTKFVSSSIKEVITTFFEAILLVVIVVYIFLQNARATIIPIIAVPISLIGTFAGMYLLGFSINMLTLFGMVLAIGIVVDDAIVVLENVERIMRTEDLNSHDASVKAMEEVSGPVIAIVLVLCAVFVPVGFMGGLTGEMYKQFAITIAVSVTISGFVALTLTPALCVLMLKNDHQEPFKIFEKFNKWFDNVTNKYSAGVRYIILRTGRGLAIFGVLILFSAIMFARTPTALVPEEDQGYILAMPFLLPGASLARTTAVTDEVTKRMMSHPAVKSIVTFAGFDLLSASSKSSAGASFVALKDWDERKDPAHDSRALTRTFMGMGADIKEAIFMAFNPPPITGISMTGGFEFYLQNKSGADIQTIAATANKLVAEASKRPELSGMQTTISVNIPQYSIIVDRVKAKALGVSISALFSTMTSTFGNSYINDFNLYGKPYKVILQSDAEFRSSPENLKHVFVKSSSGKMIPLDVLVQVKRMVGTDLVERFNAFPAAKIMGAPAPGFSSGQALAAIEAVVQEALPSDYTIGWTGSAYQEKAASGSSSSAFGFGIVMVFLILAALYERWSLPFAVILAVPFAIFGALLAIFLRNMNIDLYFQVGLLTLIGLAAKNAILIIEFAVMLHKEGKSVTEAAIEAAHLRFRPIIMTSLAFILGCMPLALSSGAGSASRHSIGTGIIGGMLAATFIAVFFIPLFFKLALKLGDYCSSLFHGRK